A portion of the Deinococcus peraridilitoris DSM 19664 genome contains these proteins:
- a CDS encoding arsenic transporter, producing the protein MLFAISIFLLTLVLVIWQPRGLGIGWSATLGAILALLTGVVHPADIPVVWSIVWNATITFIALIIISLILDEAGFFTWAALHVGRWGGGRGKQLFALVVLLGAGVSALFSNDGTALILTPIVLEMLLALGFSAGATLALIMATGFIADTASLPLVISNLVNIVSADYFAISFGEYASVMFWVNIASVLASLGVLLLYFRRSVPVTYRTDVLASPDSAIRDHRVFKVGWVVLGVLLIGYFAAGPLGIPVSVVAVIGAALLWFYAARGHVISTRSVLRGAPWSIVIFSLGMYLVVFGLRNAGLTGHLTGILETLAQHGLWISTIGTGFIVALLASVMNNMPTVLVGALSIDAANVPQSIKQGMIYANVVGSDLGPKITPIGSLATLLWLHVLARKGVRITWAYYFRVGVVLTVPVLLITLGALALRLSVEH; encoded by the coding sequence ATGTTGTTCGCCATTTCGATTTTTCTGCTTACCCTGGTGCTGGTGATCTGGCAACCACGTGGCCTCGGCATTGGCTGGAGTGCCACGCTCGGAGCCATCCTCGCCCTGCTGACAGGCGTCGTGCATCCCGCAGACATTCCCGTGGTATGGAGTATCGTCTGGAACGCCACGATTACCTTTATCGCGCTGATCATCATCAGCTTGATCCTCGACGAAGCCGGTTTTTTCACGTGGGCCGCGCTGCACGTCGGTCGCTGGGGAGGAGGGCGGGGAAAGCAGCTTTTTGCCCTGGTCGTGCTGCTTGGCGCCGGTGTCAGCGCGCTGTTTTCTAATGACGGTACCGCCCTGATTCTGACGCCCATCGTGCTGGAGATGCTGCTCGCGCTGGGTTTCTCGGCCGGCGCGACCCTCGCACTGATCATGGCCACCGGATTCATCGCCGACACCGCCAGCCTGCCACTCGTGATCAGCAATCTGGTAAACATCGTCTCGGCAGACTACTTCGCCATCAGCTTCGGGGAATACGCCTCGGTGATGTTCTGGGTAAACATCGCTTCTGTTTTGGCCAGTCTGGGCGTGCTGCTGCTGTACTTCAGGCGCAGTGTCCCCGTCACTTACCGCACCGACGTGCTCGCTTCGCCCGACAGCGCCATTCGGGATCACCGGGTCTTCAAGGTCGGTTGGGTTGTTCTTGGAGTTCTCCTGATCGGGTATTTTGCGGCCGGACCACTTGGCATTCCCGTGAGCGTCGTTGCGGTGATCGGCGCGGCGTTGTTGTGGTTCTACGCTGCCCGTGGGCACGTCATCAGTACCCGCAGCGTGCTGCGCGGCGCTCCGTGGAGTATCGTGATTTTTTCGCTCGGGATGTATCTGGTGGTATTCGGTTTGCGCAATGCCGGCCTGACCGGTCATCTGACCGGCATCCTCGAAACGCTCGCGCAGCACGGTTTGTGGATTTCAACCATCGGTACCGGATTCATCGTGGCGTTGCTGGCGAGTGTCATGAACAACATGCCCACCGTTCTGGTCGGCGCGCTCTCCATTGACGCGGCGAACGTTCCGCAATCCATCAAGCAGGGCATGATCTACGCCAATGTCGTCGGCAGCGACCTGGGACCCAAGATCACACCCATTGGCAGTCTTGCGACCTTGTTGTGGCTGCATGTGCTGGCCCGCAAGGGAGTCCGAATCACCTGGGCCTACTACTTTCGGGTGGGCGTGGTCCTGACCGTTCCGGTTCTGCTCATTACCCTTGGAGCGCTGGCCCTGCGGCTGTCTGTAGAGCACTGA
- a CDS encoding SDR family NAD(P)-dependent oxidoreductase — translation MTSTSPVAVITGAAQGIGRRTAQVLAQRGYSLIVNDVRSPTETERELLGAKVTVVLGDVSAEGTAERLAATALEHFGRIDVLVNNAGISNITPAEDISRAQFERVLAVNLLGPFLLCRTLGRVMLTQGSGSIVNVASVAGLLGIADRAAYNASKHGLIGLTRTLAAEWGGRGVRVNAVCPGWVKTEMDEQDMGAGAYTDADIVNRVPMGRFASPNDIAQAIAYLADPQASGFVNGHALSVDGGWANDGSWDALRLKKR, via the coding sequence ATGACGTCCACTTCACCCGTCGCCGTGATCACCGGCGCCGCGCAAGGCATTGGCCGCCGTACCGCCCAAGTGCTCGCGCAGCGCGGATACAGCCTGATCGTCAATGACGTCCGCTCTCCCACCGAAACGGAGCGTGAGCTGCTGGGCGCGAAGGTCACGGTCGTGTTGGGTGACGTCAGCGCCGAAGGTACCGCCGAGCGTCTGGCGGCCACGGCCCTGGAGCACTTCGGGCGCATCGACGTGCTCGTGAACAACGCGGGTATCAGCAACATCACTCCCGCTGAAGATATCAGCCGCGCACAGTTCGAACGGGTGCTCGCGGTGAATCTGCTCGGGCCCTTCCTGCTGTGCCGCACGTTGGGGCGCGTCATGCTCACGCAGGGGTCGGGCAGCATCGTGAACGTCGCCTCCGTCGCGGGTCTGCTGGGCATTGCGGACCGCGCGGCCTACAACGCCAGCAAGCATGGTCTGATCGGCCTTACCCGAACGCTCGCCGCTGAATGGGGCGGGCGCGGCGTGCGCGTCAATGCCGTGTGTCCCGGCTGGGTCAAAACCGAGATGGACGAGCAGGACATGGGAGCGGGCGCATATACCGACGCGGACATCGTGAACCGCGTGCCGATGGGCCGCTTCGCTTCCCCGAACGACATTGCCCAAGCCATTGCGTACCTCGCGGATCCGCAGGCGAGCGGATTCGTGAATGGGCACGCCTTGAGTGTGGATGGAGGCTGGGCGAACGACGGCAGCTGGGATGCTTTACGCCTCAAGAAGCGCTGA
- a CDS encoding DUF475 domain-containing protein: MFLKHFGFGILFSLLCIVGAAVYGLATGNITIALQFAFIAVVLGVMEVSLSFDNAVVNAKVLHTMDAVWRRRFLTWGIAIAVVGMRFVFPILIVMVTAGLGFGQVVSLAFTDAQAYSAHLHDAHVMISAFGGTFLLLVFLHYFLDRGKDLHWIGPIERRLARAGHLDKIEVSITLTALLGLVAFFVAPGEKYEALLSGGLGILTYLLVKSLAGLFEPSDNDANDATRPPRPTAGVVAQTATRAGAMSFLYLEVLDASFSLDGVIGAFAISKEIVIIAAGLAIGAVFVRSMTVWLVEAGTLAQYKYLEHGAHYGIGALAVIMLLHMNRAVHIPELITGLIGLGFILLSVWASIKATRQAHVTRAA; the protein is encoded by the coding sequence GTGTTTCTTAAGCACTTCGGGTTCGGGATACTCTTCAGCCTGCTGTGCATTGTGGGGGCCGCCGTTTATGGCCTGGCTACCGGAAACATCACCATTGCCTTGCAGTTTGCGTTCATCGCGGTGGTACTCGGCGTGATGGAGGTCAGCCTGTCGTTTGACAATGCCGTCGTGAACGCGAAAGTCCTGCATACCATGGACGCCGTGTGGCGCAGACGCTTCCTGACGTGGGGAATTGCCATCGCGGTGGTCGGCATGCGCTTCGTCTTCCCGATCCTGATTGTCATGGTCACAGCCGGGCTGGGCTTCGGGCAGGTGGTTTCGCTGGCCTTCACCGACGCTCAGGCGTACAGCGCGCATCTCCATGACGCGCACGTCATGATCAGTGCCTTCGGTGGGACCTTCCTGCTGCTGGTGTTCCTGCATTATTTCCTGGACCGGGGAAAGGACCTGCACTGGATTGGGCCGATTGAACGCCGCCTCGCACGCGCAGGTCACCTCGACAAAATCGAAGTGTCGATCACCCTCACGGCCCTGCTGGGGCTGGTGGCGTTCTTTGTGGCGCCCGGGGAAAAATACGAAGCACTGCTCTCCGGTGGTCTGGGCATCCTGACATACCTGCTGGTCAAGTCCCTCGCGGGCCTCTTCGAACCCAGTGACAATGACGCGAACGACGCCACCCGCCCGCCGCGCCCCACGGCCGGGGTGGTCGCACAAACCGCCACTCGGGCGGGTGCCATGAGCTTTCTTTATCTGGAAGTGCTCGACGCGAGCTTCTCGCTCGACGGCGTGATCGGAGCGTTCGCCATCAGCAAGGAAATCGTGATCATCGCGGCAGGTCTGGCGATCGGTGCAGTGTTCGTTCGTAGCATGACGGTGTGGCTGGTGGAAGCGGGCACGCTCGCGCAGTATAAGTACCTCGAGCATGGGGCACACTACGGCATTGGCGCGCTTGCCGTCATCATGCTGCTGCACATGAATCGCGCGGTGCACATTCCCGAACTCATCACCGGACTGATCGGGCTGGGTTTCATCCTGCTGTCGGTCTGGGCGTCGATAAAAGCGACGCGGCAAGCACACGTCACGCGGGCAGCGTAA
- a CDS encoding right-handed parallel beta-helix repeat-containing protein: MAVNLNRVPVIREVACPRPTRVVSDASSLAGALRHVKGGDVIALEDGAYAGRFVATASGSPGSPIYLCGSPRAVLAGDGPRSGYVFHLDGGDHWRLVGFTIRNGQKGLVADSTVGSVFQGLTVEQIGDEAIHLRTHSTDNLVLANTVRHTGLRREKFGEGIYVGSAVSNWCRYTRCKPDRSDRNVIARNTVSFTTAEALDIKEGSSGGYVLDNTFDGSALRGADSWVDVKGNGWLVQGNRGTNSPGDGFQTHDVAKGWGQGNVFRRNVAEVHGPGHGFALRPVNDNVVMCDNVARGAARGLSNAQCVKPH, from the coding sequence GTGGCCGTCAACCTGAACCGGGTACCCGTGATCCGTGAGGTGGCGTGCCCACGGCCCACGCGTGTTGTCTCGGATGCCAGCAGTCTTGCCGGTGCCCTGCGACACGTGAAAGGGGGAGACGTCATCGCACTCGAGGACGGAGCATATGCCGGCCGCTTCGTCGCTACTGCCTCCGGCTCTCCCGGTTCGCCCATCTACCTGTGCGGAAGTCCGCGTGCCGTACTCGCGGGTGATGGACCGCGCAGTGGGTATGTGTTCCACCTCGACGGTGGCGACCATTGGCGCCTCGTCGGCTTCACGATTCGCAACGGCCAGAAAGGGCTGGTGGCGGACAGCACCGTCGGCTCGGTGTTCCAGGGACTGACGGTCGAGCAGATTGGCGATGAGGCGATCCATCTGCGTACGCACAGCACCGACAACCTCGTGCTTGCAAATACCGTCCGTCACACCGGGCTCAGGCGCGAGAAGTTCGGCGAAGGCATCTATGTTGGTTCCGCCGTGTCCAACTGGTGCAGATACACGCGGTGCAAGCCGGACCGGAGCGACCGTAATGTCATTGCGCGTAACACCGTCAGCTTCACGACAGCAGAAGCCTTGGACATCAAGGAGGGAAGCTCTGGTGGATACGTGCTCGACAACACCTTCGACGGATCTGCACTGCGCGGCGCGGATTCGTGGGTGGACGTCAAGGGCAATGGTTGGCTGGTGCAGGGCAACCGCGGCACCAACTCCCCTGGAGATGGGTTCCAGACGCATGATGTGGCCAAAGGCTGGGGACAGGGCAATGTGTTCCGGCGCAACGTCGCCGAAGTCCACGGACCGGGACATGGGTTTGCCCTGCGCCCAGTAAACGACAACGTGGTCATGTGCGATAACGTGGCGCGGGGAGCCGCCAGGGGCCTGTCCAACGCGCAGTGCGTCAAGCCTCACTGA
- a CDS encoding acyltransferase family protein, which produces MSPSKTVRTPYRTGFSRGGFSWSAYALIAPFFGLTLAFGIFPLLFSLYISFCDWNPLSGVSKIRWDGLWAYQYIATDPFYWPALWRSLSTGLAASVPQHLIAIPLAFALHLVYRRSQGVLGTVLFLPYVTSPMAAGGAIGLVFLIVYRPLEALVGALSSLPALGAFIPQLDQSLAYNAITQLWITLGWNILLYLMALGTVPPSLYEAAKVDGANLGWQFRAIALPLMRPMIFVAFTISFLQGVQANVFQPAFAGLRETTLPGYVFRTGFFEMDFGLAAAQTWTFFAAVLMVVFLVYLLIGRHFTSLDVSAHGEADPGALHLHKATVVVLKLVLAVAIAVSVLPVLSVILGLTRSGENIPLAIGQEFQNNYADLMGRVPDFWRNIWNTTYVSVLAALGAMLTSSLAGFAFALLEFRYRRALYAAVLCIMLFPSALNIIPTTMVMHVLGWMDQARAMWLPATASAFGIFLTRQYLASAVPGSIIEAARMDGAGTGLIYRKMILPLAQPVLVLIGLLTFIGTWNSSMNALAVFKQPETQLILQAMSTVIRPDGDGTGAFRFGVALATIPTLLVFMVTAHQVKRGMNLSSTAPTNAKRPVLPRRFPYPRTAVASGHPAERLLFGADGVRAVACLMVIAHHLAQRLDQSAQPRLLQEVQAFVLTGHVGVSAFFVLSGMLLSLPFWRRYLTGQPSPGLREYFRRRALRILPGFYASLALSVLLSVAFVQSAEQPWLRLVSAATFTSAFHYLTFFPADLNGPLWSIGFEVVCYALMPLGMLVLFRGLPQRGLAWALLYWLGVLALAMLLHQWILANLVPSPFARGWEYGIVGGAKYWMPRYNPVGLFGHYVFGVLAAGLIAHGQLSATPRHIRYDLLAVGAAVGVLMLLWLARRLPDFALSIGDQPYFFPYFPLLVAALLASLPFSRVVGRAFDNTFFRFTARVSFGLYIWHYLILELIRLLHQPRYGYMGIQDLTHFAGLTVAALLLAYGAAFLSYRHIEEPFLPKGPAFVAATGRSTRPSVVPSAPAATEGSPDPLSDSRGPVVGLPVAILALAVIALVGGGVWLTASPRAARGAQLIALIQNLTADPRSLPVKSVDERELFRYEKTRLGTTALVWHDPQEWWLEVEAPLFVIDDIAPQRRLLSREADLERFEIMAGPLAGHIVTRDAMEVNVYSKRFYRIHQP; this is translated from the coding sequence GTGTCCCCATCGAAAACTGTCCGCACGCCTTATAGAACCGGGTTTTCGCGTGGCGGGTTTTCCTGGTCTGCCTATGCGTTGATCGCGCCCTTTTTTGGACTTACGCTGGCCTTCGGGATTTTTCCACTGCTGTTTTCTCTCTACATCTCATTCTGTGACTGGAATCCACTCTCCGGGGTAAGCAAAATTCGCTGGGATGGCCTGTGGGCCTACCAGTACATCGCCACCGACCCATTTTACTGGCCGGCACTCTGGCGCTCCCTGAGCACCGGCCTGGCCGCCTCCGTTCCGCAGCACCTGATCGCCATTCCGCTGGCTTTCGCACTGCACCTCGTTTATCGCCGTTCACAGGGCGTACTGGGCACCGTGCTGTTCCTGCCGTACGTCACCTCACCAATGGCCGCCGGGGGGGCAATTGGCCTGGTGTTCCTGATCGTGTACCGACCACTGGAAGCCCTGGTGGGCGCGCTTTCCAGTCTGCCCGCTTTGGGCGCGTTCATTCCCCAGCTCGATCAAAGTCTGGCTTACAACGCCATCACGCAACTGTGGATCACGCTGGGCTGGAACATCCTGCTGTATCTGATGGCCCTGGGTACCGTTCCCCCCAGCCTGTACGAGGCGGCCAAGGTGGACGGCGCCAACCTGGGCTGGCAGTTTCGCGCCATCGCGCTGCCACTGATGCGTCCCATGATTTTTGTGGCCTTTACCATCAGCTTTCTGCAGGGGGTGCAGGCCAACGTTTTCCAACCCGCCTTTGCTGGTCTGCGTGAAACCACCTTGCCCGGCTATGTCTTTCGCACTGGCTTTTTCGAGATGGACTTCGGTCTGGCTGCCGCCCAGACCTGGACGTTCTTTGCCGCGGTGCTGATGGTCGTCTTTCTGGTGTACCTGTTGATCGGACGTCACTTCACGAGTCTTGACGTTTCTGCCCACGGTGAAGCAGATCCGGGTGCACTGCACCTGCACAAAGCTACGGTAGTGGTACTCAAGCTCGTGCTGGCCGTGGCGATTGCTGTGTCGGTGCTGCCCGTCCTGTCCGTCATCCTCGGCCTCACCCGTTCCGGAGAAAATATTCCTCTTGCCATCGGACAGGAATTTCAGAACAATTACGCCGACCTGATGGGCCGCGTGCCGGACTTCTGGCGGAACATCTGGAACACCACCTACGTCAGCGTACTTGCAGCGCTGGGAGCGATGCTGACCTCCAGCCTGGCGGGGTTCGCTTTTGCCCTGCTGGAATTCCGGTATCGCCGCGCGCTGTACGCCGCCGTGCTGTGCATCATGTTGTTTCCCTCTGCGCTGAACATCATCCCCACCACCATGGTGATGCACGTGCTCGGCTGGATGGATCAGGCACGCGCCATGTGGCTGCCTGCCACCGCCAGTGCCTTTGGCATCTTTCTGACGCGCCAGTACCTCGCCAGCGCCGTGCCAGGAAGTATCATCGAAGCCGCGCGCATGGACGGAGCGGGCACAGGGCTGATCTACCGCAAGATGATCCTGCCACTTGCCCAGCCGGTGCTGGTGCTCATCGGGCTGCTGACCTTTATCGGGACCTGGAACAGCAGCATGAACGCCCTGGCAGTCTTCAAGCAACCCGAAACCCAGCTGATCCTGCAGGCCATGAGCACGGTCATCCGCCCGGATGGCGATGGGACCGGCGCGTTTCGTTTTGGTGTCGCCCTGGCGACCATACCGACGCTGCTGGTATTCATGGTCACCGCGCATCAGGTCAAGCGTGGCATGAACCTCAGCAGCACGGCGCCCACAAATGCAAAGCGGCCGGTTCTGCCGAGGCGCTTTCCGTATCCAAGAACGGCTGTCGCGTCCGGGCACCCAGCTGAAAGGCTGCTTTTCGGAGCGGACGGCGTACGTGCAGTGGCGTGCCTGATGGTCATTGCACATCACCTGGCGCAGCGGCTTGATCAGTCGGCGCAGCCTCGACTGCTCCAGGAAGTCCAGGCCTTCGTGCTTACTGGTCATGTGGGCGTCAGCGCTTTCTTCGTGCTGTCGGGCATGCTGCTGTCACTCCCTTTCTGGCGCCGTTACCTGACGGGGCAGCCGAGCCCGGGACTGCGAGAATACTTTCGCCGTCGGGCCTTGCGCATCCTGCCGGGTTTTTACGCCAGCCTGGCACTGAGCGTGCTGCTCAGCGTCGCGTTCGTGCAGAGTGCCGAACAGCCCTGGCTGCGTCTGGTCAGTGCCGCGACGTTCACGTCGGCTTTTCATTACCTGACATTTTTTCCTGCCGACCTGAACGGTCCGCTGTGGAGCATCGGTTTCGAGGTGGTCTGCTACGCCCTGATGCCGCTCGGAATGCTGGTCCTCTTTCGCGGGTTGCCACAACGAGGACTGGCGTGGGCACTGCTGTACTGGCTGGGGGTGCTGGCACTCGCGATGCTCCTTCACCAGTGGATTCTCGCGAACCTGGTTCCGTCCCCTTTCGCACGTGGCTGGGAGTACGGCATCGTCGGAGGCGCCAAGTACTGGATGCCGCGCTACAACCCGGTGGGTCTCTTCGGACATTACGTCTTTGGGGTCCTGGCTGCCGGGCTGATCGCTCATGGGCAGCTGAGCGCCACACCTCGACACATCCGCTACGACCTGCTTGCCGTGGGCGCGGCAGTGGGGGTATTGATGTTGCTGTGGCTCGCGCGCCGTCTGCCTGACTTCGCGCTCAGCATCGGCGATCAGCCGTACTTCTTTCCGTACTTTCCACTGCTGGTGGCCGCGCTGCTGGCGTCACTGCCCTTCAGTCGCGTGGTTGGGCGCGCGTTTGACAACACCTTCTTTCGCTTCACCGCCAGGGTTTCTTTCGGGCTGTACATCTGGCATTACCTGATTCTCGAATTGATCCGGCTGCTTCACCAGCCCCGTTACGGGTATATGGGTATCCAGGACCTCACTCACTTCGCCGGGCTGACGGTGGCCGCCCTGCTGCTGGCCTACGGAGCGGCGTTCCTGTCCTACCGCCACATCGAGGAACCCTTTTTGCCCAAGGGGCCTGCATTCGTCGCGGCAACCGGTCGCTCCACCCGGCCCTCGGTCGTGCCGAGCGCACCTGCGGCAACAGAGGGGTCGCCGGATCCACTTTCTGATTCACGCGGGCCAGTTGTCGGGCTGCCCGTGGCGATTTTGGCGCTGGCGGTGATCGCGCTGGTCGGAGGTGGAGTGTGGCTGACCGCGTCACCTCGCGCCGCGCGTGGTGCGCAGCTGATTGCCCTGATTCAAAACCTCACGGCCGATCCGCGCTCACTGCCGGTGAAGTCCGTGGACGAGCGGGAACTGTTCCGCTACGAAAAGACGCGCCTGGGCACCACCGCGCTGGTCTGGCATGACCCGCAGGAGTGGTGGCTTGAAGTCGAGGCGCCTCTTTTCGTGATCGACGACATTGCGCCCCAGCGCCGGTTGCTCAGTCGGGAAGCCGATCTGGAGCGCTTCGAGATCATGGCAGGGCCCCTGGCTGGGCACATCGTGACGCGCGACGCGATGGAGGTCAATGTGTACAGTAAGCGGTTTTACCGCATTCATCAGCCTTGA
- a CDS encoding type II secretion system F family protein, producing MPVFEYRVRDRNGKVFASQIEADTMAQVRDALRAKELFIVNIKPPKTGLQGDIKIPFLDNQPPGLKQVALFSRQLATMINSGVPLVQSLAIMQRQMEHKGFQKIIKEMRADVESGTPLSDSIAKYPKVFSRLYLNLIRAGETSGTLDLILDRISTFLEKDLALRGKIKSAMTYPVIVLVFALGVTYFLLTTIVPQFAQILIQLGAPLPLITRILIAVADFLTSKSWMLGLAGIVVFFAFRAYYRTDQGRHVIDDIKLRVAVLGPLIRRSAVASFARTFGLLITSGVNIIESLEITKGTANNIIVEDAIENAKNVVMVGEQMSGSLATSKVFPPMVVSMVSIGEETGALDKMLDKVADYYDREVDEAVDSMTAAIEPIMIVFLGGIIGMIVAGMFLPMFSIIGQLSQ from the coding sequence ATGCCCGTTTTTGAGTACCGAGTGCGCGACCGAAATGGCAAGGTTTTTGCCTCGCAAATCGAGGCGGATACCATGGCTCAGGTTCGAGACGCGCTGCGCGCCAAAGAACTGTTCATCGTCAATATTAAGCCGCCCAAGACCGGCTTGCAGGGTGATATCAAAATTCCTTTTCTGGACAACCAGCCTCCTGGGCTGAAACAGGTGGCGCTGTTCTCTCGGCAGCTTGCCACGATGATCAACTCGGGTGTCCCGCTGGTGCAGTCCCTTGCCATCATGCAGCGCCAGATGGAGCACAAGGGATTTCAAAAGATCATCAAGGAAATGCGCGCCGACGTCGAATCGGGCACCCCACTCTCGGACTCGATCGCCAAGTACCCCAAGGTCTTTTCGCGGCTGTACCTCAACTTGATCCGGGCCGGTGAAACCTCCGGCACGCTGGACCTGATTCTCGACCGCATCAGTACCTTTCTGGAGAAAGATCTGGCGCTGCGGGGCAAAATCAAAAGTGCCATGACCTATCCGGTTATCGTGCTGGTCTTCGCGCTGGGCGTCACCTACTTTCTGCTCACCACCATCGTGCCGCAGTTCGCGCAGATTCTGATTCAGCTCGGCGCGCCCCTGCCGCTGATCACCCGCATCCTGATCGCCGTGGCCGACTTCCTGACCTCCAAATCTTGGATGCTCGGGTTGGCGGGAATCGTCGTGTTCTTTGCCTTCCGGGCGTATTACCGCACCGATCAGGGCCGGCACGTCATCGACGACATCAAGCTGCGGGTCGCGGTGCTCGGTCCGCTGATCCGCCGTTCGGCGGTGGCGTCGTTTGCGCGCACCTTCGGTCTGCTCATCACCAGCGGCGTGAACATCATCGAAAGCCTGGAGATCACCAAGGGCACCGCCAACAACATCATCGTCGAGGACGCCATCGAAAACGCCAAGAACGTCGTGATGGTCGGTGAACAGATGTCCGGCTCGCTGGCCACTTCCAAAGTGTTTCCGCCCATGGTGGTGTCGATGGTCTCGATCGGCGAAGAGACTGGTGCACTCGACAAGATGCTCGACAAAGTGGCCGATTACTACGACCGCGAGGTCGACGAGGCGGTCGACAGCATGACGGCCGCTATCGAACCCATCATGATCGTCTTCCTGGGAGGCATCATCGGCATGATCGTGGCCGGCATGTTCCTCCCGATGTTTTCGATCATCGGCCAGCTCAGTCAGTAA
- a CDS encoding L-threonylcarbamoyladenylate synthase, with the protein MHAQFSANDLAHALQVLEQGGTVAFGTDTVWGIGADPRVEDAVLRLYGQKGRPGEKALQVLCHSQEQAQTWVRPDFASSTTWKRLCGLWPAALTLVVPAHADCPGWLTRDGKVGLRVPGSSDARYLLEAVGMLAASSLNRSGEPPITSYPAAVSAELADFVLPGAPTSGEASTVYDALTHKVLRIGSVSLRQIEDTLCMT; encoded by the coding sequence ATGCATGCTCAATTTTCAGCCAACGACCTTGCGCACGCCCTGCAGGTCCTAGAGCAGGGTGGGACGGTGGCCTTTGGTACCGATACCGTCTGGGGTATTGGAGCCGATCCACGCGTTGAAGACGCAGTACTCAGACTGTACGGGCAGAAGGGCCGACCGGGGGAGAAAGCGTTGCAGGTGTTATGCCATTCACAGGAGCAGGCACAAACCTGGGTGCGTCCCGACTTTGCCAGCTCGACGACCTGGAAACGGTTGTGCGGCTTGTGGCCGGCGGCCCTGACGCTGGTGGTGCCAGCGCACGCGGATTGTCCGGGCTGGCTCACCCGGGACGGCAAAGTTGGACTTCGCGTTCCAGGCTCATCCGACGCACGGTATCTGCTCGAAGCTGTCGGGATGCTGGCGGCGAGCAGCCTCAACCGTTCTGGTGAGCCGCCCATCACGTCCTATCCAGCGGCAGTGAGCGCTGAGCTGGCCGATTTCGTGCTGCCCGGCGCGCCGACTTCCGGTGAGGCCAGCACGGTGTACGACGCGCTGACCCATAAGGTGCTGCGGATAGGATCGGTCAGCCTGCGTCAGATCGAGGACACCTTGTGCATGACGTAA
- the scpB gene encoding SMC-Scp complex subunit ScpB → MHDVSSRELLGAALLASGRPVSIKEFAQVLGLPDEAVRQALLAYGAALEAAALGFRLEEIAGGYRLVVPGSLSGRLAPLLAPPPLPSLSTAALEVLAVIAYRQPVTRAEIEAMRGASAGTIVTLQERELVKVVGRSDTIGKPLLYGTTQKFLLEFGLNSLEELPSLESTDFAGLLRG, encoded by the coding sequence GTGCATGACGTAAGCAGCCGTGAATTGCTGGGGGCGGCCTTGCTCGCTTCGGGACGACCCGTGAGCATCAAGGAGTTCGCGCAGGTCCTCGGTTTGCCGGATGAGGCGGTCCGACAGGCCCTTTTGGCGTACGGTGCGGCGCTCGAAGCAGCGGCGCTGGGCTTCCGGCTTGAAGAGATCGCGGGCGGGTATCGTCTGGTCGTGCCCGGCAGCCTCAGTGGTCGGCTGGCACCACTGCTGGCGCCGCCCCCCCTTCCCAGCCTGTCGACGGCAGCGCTCGAAGTGCTCGCGGTCATCGCGTACCGGCAGCCGGTCACGCGCGCCGAGATCGAGGCGATGCGTGGCGCCTCGGCCGGCACTATTGTGACCTTGCAGGAGCGTGAGCTCGTCAAGGTCGTCGGGCGCTCTGACACCATCGGGAAACCGCTCCTGTACGGAACGACCCAGAAGTTCTTGCTGGAATTTGGCCTGAACTCGCTGGAGGAGTTGCCGTCACTCGAATCGACAGACTTCGCTGGTCTGCTGAGGGGCTGA
- a CDS encoding DUF4388 domain-containing protein, which yields MAGSEVVGSLQDYDVVELLVTLAASKRSGWFEVHHPKGLFRLAMHQGRPSQAWLGGARNEAALALLLSDQRGGFVFRPGDAAPGEAGSLYQWLLSALRLLPVPELIFDGAAKWNAAVPSGEVTLSRFEKLALTRLSEGATLGGLAGDPTLQASAARLARLGLLIPRTVRVARLTLSVWHGGGREAVIDERVVQAWENQLGVFSGKVIFRTQDARVMTLPVNTAPGLGVQLLLSPQAMVLHELRGGETVLVRPE from the coding sequence TTGGCCGGGTCGGAAGTTGTCGGCAGCCTGCAGGATTATGACGTGGTCGAGCTGCTCGTGACGCTGGCGGCCTCGAAGCGAAGCGGCTGGTTCGAGGTGCATCATCCCAAGGGACTTTTCCGATTGGCGATGCATCAGGGGCGTCCGAGTCAAGCGTGGCTGGGAGGCGCCCGAAACGAAGCGGCGCTGGCCTTGTTGCTCAGTGATCAGCGGGGCGGTTTTGTGTTTCGTCCGGGCGACGCTGCACCAGGAGAGGCGGGATCGCTTTATCAATGGCTGCTGAGTGCACTGCGTCTTCTGCCGGTGCCGGAGCTGATTTTTGATGGTGCGGCCAAGTGGAATGCTGCTGTCCCGTCGGGCGAGGTTACGCTGAGCCGCTTCGAGAAGCTGGCCCTGACGCGTTTGAGCGAAGGCGCGACCCTCGGCGGCCTTGCCGGTGACCCGACCTTACAGGCCAGTGCTGCCCGGCTGGCCCGACTGGGCCTGCTCATCCCTCGCACTGTTCGCGTTGCCCGCCTGACGCTGAGCGTATGGCACGGGGGGGGACGCGAAGCAGTGATCGACGAGCGCGTTGTGCAAGCCTGGGAAAATCAGCTGGGTGTCTTCTCGGGCAAGGTGATTTTTCGCACTCAGGACGCACGGGTCATGACCTTGCCGGTCAATACGGCGCCAGGACTGGGAGTCCAGTTGCTGCTTTCTCCTCAAGCCATGGTCCTGCATGAGCTGCGTGGGGGAGAAACCGTGCTGGTTCGCCCGGAGTAA